The Hallerella porci genome includes the window ATGCTCCGTCTTTGCCAAAAATTGGCTTTCCTGTTTTGAACTGAGATGCTGCTTTTTTGATCATCTCTTTATATTCTTCGTGTGTCATCATAGTTCCTCAATTTACATCATTTTTCAAATGATGCTTGGTGGTGAATGACACAGTTTTATGGATAGAGTCCGAAAAAGAGACAAATACCGGATTTCTGAATTGTGAGGATGTTGGTGCTGGGCAACGTTTTGAATGTGAAGGATATCATGAAACCAATGGTAACCGTTCACCTGATAAAGGAATATTTAATTTAGCATTTATAAAGAATCTTTTCGTGGGAACTTCTACTAACGACATTCATTACCTATTTGGCGGTCCTGCTCCGTGGGAAATGGGATACTAACAGCATTGATGTGGTTAGGTGATGTCACTTCCATGAAATATATCCTGCTATTACTCGCACTTTCGGCCCTGGTGTTTGCCGACAAGCCGACGACCGGCGTGTGGCGTTTCGCCCGCACAAATTCCATGTATTCTACTGCATGGAACCATCCGGGAACCATAATCGACCTTGGCGACAAGGAGGTATGCCATTATGTCGGACAGATTAACTTCCCAGTGAACAGTGACGGGCAATGTGACAACATTCTCATACTGCACCTTGCGAAGGCACAGGCGATGGAGGAGAACGGGAAGATTATCGGTCTGTATTGTGCCTACGACTGGTCTTTTCCCGATATGGGCGGTAATTTTCTGACCAACGATGTGTATCGCGAGAATTGCCCGGATATCTTGGCTGCGGTGAATGGTGGGTTCGATGTGATTGGCGAATACTGGTTCAAGCCTATGGAAAACCAGACCATCTATTACGAGGACGGCGAGCCTATTAAGCAGACTTTGTCAAACACGCGGGAAACCATGGACAGGTTCGATAAGAAATACGAGAACCAGATTAGGTATCGTGATACATACGACTGGATACAGCTGAAGCCCGGCTACGGATGGGACCAATGGGAGAGACCGGGGAGCGTGTATCAACCGGGAAAAAGCCCGAATGAAAAGAGCAAAGGCCAGTGGCGTTGATTGGGGTGACCATGAAGAAATGTCCTTTAATTTTTTCGGGTATGTTGCTGTTTTGTGCATGCGCGACGACATACGACAGGGAAAACCGCTTCGATTTGCTCGTTTCTGCCGATTTCAACAGCATTGCAAAAATTCACTGTATAAACCGGACTCCCCTTTCCGAAGAAACGCAAACATCGTTTCGCGTGAGCGTAAAACAGAGAGGCGAAGATCCGCTGCGAGTCTGCTACGGGATTTCCGAGAGCGAGCAATGCTTCGACACCTACCGCAACTACACCTATACGGAATGCCGCGAAACAACTCCGCCATACAAGCACTGTCACGACGACCGCTTCGACGGTAACGAAGTCTGGAAAATTTACGATACCACATCTGGCGACACCTTGATGCTAGGGAATAGCATTTTCATTGTCATTACGGGCGAAGGATGCTTTGCCGCAATCAAGCGTTAGGGATTCCCCAAAGGGGATAAGAACACTAAGGGAGTAAACTCCCAAGTGTTTCTATAAGTGACCCCTTGGGGCGGCGCAGTGGCGCCGTTTTAGGAGGCTAGTGGCGAGCGAAGCGAAGACTGGTGCCCCTAAACAGCGTTCGAGCCGAATGCAGCGAAAACAAGCTTGCTTGTTTTCATTGCTGAGGCGATGCCGCGAACGCCGAAGGCGTCAAATATAGCCCGACCCACGAAGTGGGCGGACAGCACTTAACAACTTGTTGTTTAGTGCGCATGGCCACCGAGGTGGGGAACGCCCCAAAAAAGAAGAACTCAATGTTCGCGAAATGAAGTTCATAGAAGACGAGACGAAACTCGTACAGCTCTCCGCCAAGCCGAACTTCCTCGCCATCAAGGCGAAGGGCCCGGATTACGCGAAGAACATGAAGGTGATTTCCGCCAAGCTGAATTCGCTGAGCGTCGATGAAATCAAGGCTCTCCAGGCTGGCGAGACGATTAAGTTCGACTTCGGTGAAGTTGGTGCAGACTACCTGATGCTCAACCGCATCGTGGCCGACGGCATGGCAGTAGAAGCCAATCAGCACTTCACCGTGGCTCTAGACCTGAAGATCACGGACGAACTCCGCCGCGCCTGCGTGGCCCGCGAACTCGTGAACCGCATCCAGAACCGCCGTAAGAACCAGAACTACGCCATCACCGACAAGATCGAAGTGACGCTGTTCTCTGCAAGCGACGTGTTCAAGCAGGCTGTCGCCGAGAATGAAGCTTACATCGCCGGAGAGACGCAGGCTGTGAAGATTGCTTGGGCTGCAAGTGCCGATGGCCTCGAAGCTAATGATGCTGATGGAGAGGCTTTCAGCTTTACGACGGTTAAGGCTTAAGGCCTCTAAACACGTTGAAGGCTCGCGCATTCGTCATCCCGAGCTCCGAAGGGGCGAAGGATCCAGACCCTAAAAATTTAGACCGTAGCTCACCGCTGCGGTCTTTTTGCATATTTCTAGGCTCTTCTCCATGTGGGTAACCTGCATTTCTTTTGCGGAAAATATATACTGTTCGTAGGTCTTAACACGAAGGTATAATATGCTAGCGGAGCAAGCGACAAAAGGGATTTATCTGGATGTCCCCGAAAAGGACTGGTCTCTGTTTAGTGAACTTATCCGAAAGTTCGGATGGCGGACAAGAACCAAAGAGCAGATGCTCGAACGCTTTATCGCCACTCGCCCTAAGGAACCTCTCCTTAGCGAAAAGGAAATTATGGCGGAAGTAAGCGCTGTCCGATACACAAAATGAAGGTAGTAATCCCCAATTCGTGACCCGAAAGACCTTTATCTGCTATCTCTTGCAGAAACAATTGATGCTGCATATATCGTCTCTGGGAATAAGGATTTGCTAGAATTCCAACAACATAAGCAGACAAAAATCATCAAGTTGGCGGATTTCCGCAATATGATGCAACAAGAAAGATTGTAGAATGGGATCGACTTGCTAAGTTGGGATACTTCTTAGCATAACTCTATATAGTGATAATGTTCCAGTGAATGCCTAAGGCTTTGCTAATTTGTTCTAATTTGTCTTTCTTCGTTTTTGTATTCATATGAACATTAACGAAACAGTTATTTCCGATAGGCTTTGAGTTGGACGACGGGTGAGTGTGAGGTCCTTTCTTTAGCAACG containing:
- a CDS encoding DUF5915 domain-containing protein; the encoded protein is MFSAHGHRGGERPKKEELNVREMKFIEDETKLVQLSAKPNFLAIKAKGPDYAKNMKVISAKLNSLSVDEIKALQAGETIKFDFGEVGADYLMLNRIVADGMAVEANQHFTVALDLKITDELRRACVARELVNRIQNRRKNQNYAITDKIEVTLFSASDVFKQAVAENEAYIAGETQAVKIAWAASADGLEANDADGEAFSFTTVKA